The following are encoded together in the Bacillus cereus group sp. RP43 genome:
- a CDS encoding aldehyde dehydrogenase: protein MSISSIVNKQKEYFYKGHTRSVEMRKNNLKKLYEGIQRFEDEIFQALKLDLNKSVHESFTTEIGYVLKEISFQMKHISSWSKPKRVRTALTHFGSKGKVVPEPYGVTLIIAPWNYPFQLAIAPLVGALAAGNTVVLKPSELTPNVSKVLTRMLGELFPEELVSVVEGGVEESTALLKEPFDYIFFTGSVGVGKVVMEAAAKKLTPLTLELGGKSPCIVHKDAKIDVTARRIVWGKFLNAGQTCVAPDYMYVHSSVKEQLIEALRHEIAEQYGKDALQNDNYVRIVSERHFERLCTFLQDGKPVIGGNYKKETLQIEPTVLTSVTWESAVMEDEIFGPILPIIEYDKIEEVIETIQQHPKPLALYVFSEDRKVQEKVTSNISYGGGCINDVVYHLATPYLPFGGVGSSGLGSYHGEQSFRTFSHYKSILSQSTAFDMKIRYSSTKSALKFIRKLLK from the coding sequence ATGAGTATTTCCTCTATTGTAAATAAACAAAAGGAATATTTTTATAAAGGGCATACGAGAAGTGTAGAAATGAGAAAGAATAATTTGAAGAAGCTTTATGAAGGAATTCAGCGTTTTGAGGATGAGATTTTTCAAGCGTTGAAATTAGATTTGAATAAATCAGTTCACGAATCATTTACAACAGAAATTGGATATGTACTAAAAGAGATTTCTTTTCAAATGAAGCATATTTCATCTTGGAGTAAACCAAAGCGTGTTCGCACAGCTCTTACTCATTTTGGATCGAAGGGGAAAGTAGTGCCAGAACCGTATGGTGTGACGCTTATTATTGCACCGTGGAACTATCCGTTTCAATTAGCAATTGCACCACTCGTAGGAGCATTGGCAGCTGGCAATACAGTCGTTTTAAAGCCGTCAGAGTTAACGCCAAACGTTTCAAAAGTACTTACGAGAATGTTAGGTGAATTATTTCCAGAAGAGCTTGTATCGGTAGTAGAAGGCGGTGTTGAGGAAAGCACTGCACTTTTAAAGGAACCGTTTGACTATATTTTCTTTACAGGTAGTGTTGGTGTTGGAAAAGTTGTGATGGAAGCAGCAGCGAAAAAATTAACGCCTCTTACGTTAGAACTTGGCGGGAAAAGTCCATGTATTGTACATAAAGATGCAAAAATAGATGTAACCGCAAGACGAATCGTTTGGGGCAAGTTTTTGAATGCTGGGCAGACGTGTGTAGCGCCTGATTATATGTACGTTCATTCTTCAGTGAAAGAGCAGTTAATCGAGGCATTGCGACATGAAATCGCAGAGCAATATGGAAAAGATGCTTTGCAAAATGACAATTATGTGCGAATTGTGAGTGAGCGTCATTTTGAACGTTTATGTACATTTTTGCAAGATGGTAAACCTGTGATTGGCGGGAATTATAAGAAAGAAACATTGCAAATTGAGCCGACAGTGTTAACGAGTGTTACATGGGAAAGTGCTGTTATGGAAGATGAAATTTTTGGACCGATTTTACCAATTATAGAATATGACAAAATAGAAGAGGTAATTGAAACGATTCAGCAACATCCAAAGCCATTAGCTCTATATGTATTTTCTGAAGATAGAAAAGTGCAAGAGAAAGTAACGAGTAATATTTCATATGGCGGAGGATGTATAAATGATGTCGTATATCACCTTGCAACGCCATATTTACCTTTTGGAGGCGTTGGAAGTAGTGGGTTGGGCAGCTATCATGGTGAACAAAGTTTTCGGACTTTTTCCCATTATAAAAGCATTTTGTCCCAATCTACAGCATTCGACATGAAAATTCGTTACTCTTCTACAAAAAGTGCTTTAAAATTCATACGAAAGTTGTTAAAATGA
- a CDS encoding helix-turn-helix domain-containing protein gives MIGERIKRLRLQKGISLTELAEKAGVAKSYISSIERNLQKNPSIQFLEKIAAVLQIPVDTLLHDETTTESHLDSEWTQLVKDAMSSGVSKEQFREFLEFTQWKKNQQ, from the coding sequence ATGATAGGAGAACGTATAAAACGCCTTCGTTTACAAAAAGGCATTTCATTAACAGAACTCGCCGAAAAAGCTGGTGTCGCTAAATCTTACATTAGTTCTATAGAACGAAATTTACAAAAAAACCCTTCTATTCAGTTTCTTGAAAAAATTGCAGCTGTTCTACAAATTCCAGTTGATACTTTACTTCACGATGAAACAACAACGGAAAGTCATCTAGACTCCGAATGGACCCAACTTGTTAAAGATGCGATGAGCTCTGGTGTCTCAAAAGAACAGTTTCGTGAATTTCTCGAATTTACACAATGGAAGAAAAATCAACAATAA
- the potC gene encoding spermidine/putrescine ABC transporter permease PotC yields the protein MKKFLVSYSWLILLFLYFPMMVLMVYSFNDSRINAEWEGFTLHWYTDLFQKQDVIDAFVNSITIALITTIVTTVLGVIFAIALHRYKYRFEGAINGLVYLPILIPDILMGLSLLILFSQLGMELGKTTIIIAHITFSISFVVVILAARLSGMGRDLEEAANDLGATPWQTFRYVTFPAIAPGVISAALLTFTLSIDDFVISFFVSGPGSTTLPLYIYSMVKRGVSPEINALSTILIVVIVGLMVLSEIFRNKGADGEENSGGHLPL from the coding sequence ATGAAGAAGTTTTTAGTTTCTTATTCTTGGTTAATCTTATTGTTTTTGTATTTTCCAATGATGGTTTTAATGGTATATTCCTTCAACGATTCTCGCATTAATGCGGAATGGGAGGGTTTTACACTCCATTGGTATACAGATTTATTTCAAAAACAAGATGTTATTGATGCGTTTGTAAATAGTATTACGATTGCTCTTATAACGACAATTGTGACGACAGTTCTTGGTGTGATTTTTGCTATTGCATTACACCGTTACAAATATCGTTTTGAAGGGGCCATTAACGGTCTTGTATATTTACCAATTTTAATTCCTGATATTTTAATGGGATTATCTTTACTTATCCTATTTAGTCAATTAGGTATGGAACTTGGAAAAACAACAATTATTATTGCACACATTACATTCAGTATTTCATTTGTTGTTGTTATTTTAGCGGCACGTCTTTCTGGTATGGGACGTGATTTAGAAGAGGCTGCAAACGATTTAGGAGCAACGCCGTGGCAAACGTTTCGTTATGTAACGTTTCCAGCAATTGCACCAGGAGTTATTTCAGCCGCATTATTAACATTCACATTATCGATTGATGATTTTGTAATTAGTTTCTTCGTATCAGGACCAGGATCAACAACATTGCCATTATACATTTATAGTATGGTTAAGCGTGGAGTATCGCCTGAAATTAATGCTCTTTCTACAATATTAATTGTTGTAATTGTAGGATTAATGGTGCTATCGGAAATCTTCCGTAATAAAGGTGCAGACGGTGAAGAGAACTCTGGAGGACACCTTCCTTTATAA
- the sipW gene encoding signal peptidase I SipW, translating to MKLIWKVISNVISFVLFAVMVCLAFVVISSKASGGDPTVMGYQFKSVLSGSMEPTFLTGSIIAIEPTKDGSKYKKGDVITFKEKDDKIVTHRIIGVKDTNGKVMYETKGDNNNGPDLAPVLAENVIGKYADITVPYVGYGLNYASSKAGAALLLIIPGVFLLGYSAISIFGAIRSIDGEKKDKKVEQSV from the coding sequence ATGAAATTAATTTGGAAGGTGATTAGCAACGTTATCTCATTTGTTTTATTTGCGGTAATGGTTTGTTTAGCTTTTGTAGTTATTTCTTCAAAAGCGAGTGGCGGGGATCCAACAGTGATGGGATATCAATTTAAGAGCGTTCTTTCAGGATCGATGGAACCAACATTTTTAACAGGGTCAATCATTGCGATAGAGCCAACGAAAGATGGTTCTAAATATAAAAAAGGTGATGTTATTACGTTTAAAGAGAAAGATGACAAAATTGTCACTCACCGTATTATCGGTGTGAAAGATACAAATGGAAAAGTAATGTATGAAACAAAAGGGGATAACAACAACGGACCAGATTTAGCACCAGTACTTGCAGAAAATGTAATCGGAAAGTATGCAGATATTACAGTTCCATACGTTGGTTATGGACTGAATTATGCGAGTTCAAAAGCGGGAGCAGCATTACTTCTTATTATTCCAGGAGTCTTTTTACTTGGATATTCCGCGATTTCTATTTTTGGCGCTATTCGTAGTATCGACGGAGAAAAGAAAGATAAAAAAGTAGAACAATCCGTCTAG
- the potB gene encoding spermidine/putrescine ABC transporter permease PotB, translating to MKKGKLLALPTVVWLLLFFLIPLLFVLAFAFMQRGAYGTVEMKFTLDNIARVFDPLYMGTLWETVKIAVITTVLCLLIGYPFAYTITIVDRKYRSILLLLATIPFWINFLVRSYAWIVILRSQGLVNTLLLKLGIISEPLNLLYNTPSVILGMVYSLLPFMILPVYAAIEQLDKRKLEAAYDLGATPVKAFWNVTVPMTMSGITTGSILVFVSSIGMFVVSDVMGGSKVALIGNVIQNQFLGSRDWPFGSALSMIVVLFSVLLIYLYYRATKVYKYDGNGGE from the coding sequence TTGAAGAAAGGGAAATTACTCGCATTACCTACAGTCGTATGGCTGTTACTCTTCTTCCTAATTCCACTTCTGTTCGTATTAGCATTTGCCTTCATGCAGCGCGGAGCATACGGGACAGTGGAAATGAAATTTACATTAGATAACATAGCGCGTGTGTTTGATCCATTATATATGGGGACGTTATGGGAAACAGTGAAAATAGCGGTTATTACGACAGTACTATGTTTATTAATCGGTTATCCATTCGCCTATACAATTACAATTGTTGATCGTAAATATCGTTCTATCCTTCTATTATTGGCAACGATTCCGTTCTGGATTAACTTTCTTGTTCGTTCATACGCATGGATTGTTATTTTACGTTCACAAGGTCTTGTAAACACATTGCTATTGAAATTAGGTATTATTAGTGAACCTTTAAATCTGTTATATAATACACCTTCTGTAATACTCGGAATGGTATATTCTTTATTACCATTTATGATTTTACCAGTGTATGCAGCAATTGAGCAGCTTGATAAGCGTAAGCTAGAGGCAGCTTATGATTTAGGCGCAACACCAGTAAAGGCATTTTGGAATGTAACAGTACCGATGACGATGTCAGGGATTACTACTGGTTCTATTTTAGTATTCGTTTCTTCTATCGGAATGTTTGTTGTATCAGACGTTATGGGTGGATCGAAAGTAGCATTAATCGGAAACGTAATTCAAAACCAATTCTTAGGTTCACGTGACTGGCCGTTTGGTTCCGCGTTATCTATGATTGTTGTTCTATTCTCTGTTCTGTTAATTTACTTATATTATCGTGCAACGAAAGTATATAAATATGATGGAAACGGAGGGGAATAG
- a CDS encoding DUF4047 domain-containing protein, whose protein sequence is MLKTPRKFKKMLILPCLCSITFYLGSQMMTYTEAAFIHETKVQATISTASIFPKTVDQLTKQAKQHKEVILHEYEEMKSKLTFTSTQELEQALVTWKQGREKIAAERELLQKVYESIENPYNKAKEELKENESESNKQVFSYVNAGFHIVKENCEYVDKEVKLQVIDKQIQAFEKLLVDETAKQVSEDEKQKKLEESKKQEEAKKLEESKKQEEAKKLEESKKQEEAKKQEESKKQEEAKKQEESKKQEEAKKLEESKKQEEAKKQEESKKHEE, encoded by the coding sequence ATGCTGAAGACACCTCGCAAATTCAAAAAGATGCTTATATTGCCATGTTTGTGCTCTATTACTTTTTATTTAGGTTCTCAGATGATGACTTATACAGAGGCAGCTTTCATTCATGAGACGAAAGTGCAGGCTACTATTTCTACAGCAAGTATTTTTCCAAAAACAGTTGATCAGTTAACAAAGCAGGCTAAGCAACATAAGGAAGTTATTTTGCATGAGTATGAAGAGATGAAATCGAAATTAACTTTTACTTCTACTCAAGAGTTAGAGCAGGCGCTTGTTACATGGAAGCAAGGGCGTGAGAAAATAGCTGCTGAGAGAGAATTGTTACAAAAAGTATATGAATCAATAGAAAATCCTTATAACAAAGCGAAAGAAGAGTTAAAGGAAAATGAAAGTGAATCTAATAAGCAAGTATTCTCGTATGTGAATGCTGGTTTTCATATAGTTAAAGAAAACTGTGAGTATGTTGATAAAGAGGTTAAATTACAGGTGATTGATAAACAAATTCAAGCTTTTGAGAAATTATTAGTGGATGAAACAGCAAAGCAAGTGAGTGAGGATGAGAAGCAAAAGAAATTAGAAGAGAGCAAGAAACAAGAAGAGGCGAAAAAGTTAGAAGAGAGTAAGAAACAAGAAGAAGCGAAAAAGCTAGAAGAGAGTAAGAAGCAAGAAGAGGCGAAAAAGCAAGAAGAGAGTAAGAAACAAGAAGAAGCAAAAAAGCAAGAAGAGAGTAAGAAACAAGAAGAAGCAAAAAAGCTAGAAGAGAGTAAGAAACAGGAAGAAGCAAAAAAGCAAGAAGAAAGTAAGAAACATGAAGAATAG
- a CDS encoding anti-repressor SinI family protein, with the protein MYKDKADSLDQEWIDLILEALDAGIALQDIEHFFQRMKHTSQAQ; encoded by the coding sequence TTGTACAAAGATAAGGCTGACTCACTAGATCAAGAATGGATTGATTTAATACTTGAAGCTCTAGATGCTGGCATTGCCCTGCAAGATATTGAACACTTTTTTCAACGTATGAAGCATACGAGCCAGGCTCAATAG
- the calY gene encoding biofilm matrix protein CalY: MSLKKKLGMGVASAALGLSLIGGGTFAFFSDKEVSNNTFAAGTLDLTLNPKTLVDIKDLKPGDSVKKEFLLKNSGTLAIKDVKLATKYSITDAKNDNAGEDFGKHIKVKFLWNWDKQSEPVYETTLADLQNADPDLVAKDIFAPEWGEKGGLEAGTEDYLWVQFVFEDDGKDQNKFQGDSLNLEWTFNANQTDGEEK, encoded by the coding sequence GTGAGTCTGAAAAAGAAATTAGGTATGGGAGTTGCATCAGCAGCATTGGGGTTATCTTTAATTGGTGGAGGAACATTTGCATTCTTTAGTGATAAAGAAGTGTCAAATAATACATTTGCAGCTGGGACGTTAGATCTTACATTAAACCCTAAAACGCTTGTAGATATTAAAGATTTAAAACCAGGGGATTCTGTTAAGAAAGAGTTCTTATTAAAGAACAGCGGTACTTTAGCAATTAAAGACGTTAAATTAGCGACAAAGTATAGTATTACAGATGCAAAAAACGATAATGCTGGTGAAGATTTTGGTAAGCACATTAAAGTGAAATTCCTTTGGAACTGGGATAAGCAAAGTGAGCCTGTATATGAAACAACTTTAGCAGATTTACAAAATGCTGATCCTGATCTTGTAGCTAAAGATATCTTTGCTCCTGAGTGGGGAGAAAAAGGTGGATTAGAAGCTGGAACAGAAGACTATCTATGGGTACAATTTGTATTCGAAGATGATGGTAAAGATCAAAACAAATTCCAAGGCGATTCATTGAACTTAGAATGGACATTCAATGCTAACCAAACAGATGGCGAAGAAAAATAA
- the inhA1 gene encoding M6 family metalloprotease immune inhibitor InhA1 translates to MKKKPFKVLSSIALTAVLGLSLGAGSQPTYAETPENKTATSPVDDHLIPEERLANALKKRGVIDSSASETETKKAVEKYVEKKKGENPGKEETNGDPLTKEASDFLKKVKDAKTDTKEKSEQPANGTAAGTSPVRGGLNGKVPTSPAKQKEYNGEVRKDKVLVLLVEYADFKHNNIDKEPGYMYSNDFNKEHYEKMLFGNEPFTLDDGSKIETFKQYYEEQSGGSYTVDGTVTKWLTVPGKAADYGADAGTGHDNKGPKGPRDLVKDALKAAVDSGLDLSQFDQFDQYDVNADGNKNQPDGLIDHLMIIHAGVGQEAGGGKLGDDAIWSHRWTVGPNPFPIEGTQAKVPYWGGKMAAFDYTIEPEDGAVGVFAHEYGHDLGLPDEYDTQYSGNGEPVEAWSIMSGGSWAGKIAGTTPTSLSPQNKEFFQKTIGGNWANIVEVDYEKLNKGIGLATYLDQSVTKSDRPGLIRVNLPDKEVKGIQPAFGKQYYYSTKGDDLHTTMETPLFDLTKATTAKFDYKSLYEIEAEYDFLEVHAVTEDGQKTLIERIGEKANSGNAATTNGKWVDKSYDLSQFKGKKVKLVFEYITDGGLALNGFTLDNASLTVDGNVAFSDDAEGTPQFKLDGFVASNGMDKKKHNYYVEWRNYAGSDNALKFARGPVYNTGMVVWYADSAYTDNWVGIHPGHGFLGVVDSHPEAIAGTLNGKPTFKSSTRFQIADSAFSFDKTPAWKVVSPTRGTFVYDGLPGVPKFDDSKKYINEQIPDAGRILPKLGLKFEVVGQADDNSAGAVRLYR, encoded by the coding sequence ATGAAAAAGAAACCGTTTAAAGTGTTATCATCAATTGCTTTGACAGCTGTTCTAGGCTTGTCACTTGGTGCTGGAAGTCAGCCTACATATGCTGAAACGCCGGAGAACAAGACAGCCACAAGTCCAGTTGATGATCACTTAATCCCAGAAGAGAGATTAGCAAATGCGCTAAAAAAACGTGGGGTAATTGATTCATCTGCTTCAGAGACAGAAACAAAGAAAGCTGTTGAGAAGTATGTAGAGAAGAAAAAGGGAGAAAATCCTGGAAAAGAAGAGACAAATGGGGACCCACTTACGAAAGAAGCATCTGACTTTTTAAAGAAAGTGAAAGATGCAAAAACAGATACGAAAGAAAAATCAGAGCAACCAGCAAACGGGACTGCAGCAGGAACAAGTCCAGTTAGAGGCGGCTTAAATGGGAAAGTGCCAACTTCACCTGCTAAACAAAAAGAATATAACGGTGAAGTTCGTAAAGATAAAGTACTTGTTTTGCTTGTAGAGTACGCTGATTTCAAACATAACAATATTGATAAAGAGCCTGGTTACATGTATTCCAACGACTTTAATAAAGAACACTATGAAAAAATGTTATTCGGTAACGAGCCGTTTACACTAGATGATGGAAGTAAAATTGAAACGTTTAAACAATATTATGAAGAGCAATCAGGTGGTAGTTACACAGTGGATGGAACAGTTACAAAATGGTTAACGGTTCCTGGTAAAGCAGCTGATTACGGTGCTGATGCTGGTACAGGTCATGATAATAAAGGACCAAAAGGACCACGTGATCTAGTAAAAGATGCATTAAAAGCAGCTGTAGATAGCGGACTTGATTTATCACAGTTTGATCAGTTTGATCAATACGATGTAAATGCTGATGGAAATAAAAATCAACCGGACGGTTTAATTGATCACTTAATGATTATTCATGCGGGCGTTGGACAAGAAGCTGGCGGCGGTAAATTAGGTGATGATGCAATTTGGTCACATCGCTGGACAGTTGGACCAAATCCATTCCCAATCGAAGGTACACAAGCGAAAGTTCCATATTGGGGCGGAAAGATGGCAGCATTCGACTACACAATTGAACCAGAAGATGGCGCAGTTGGTGTATTTGCACATGAATACGGCCATGATTTAGGTCTTCCAGATGAGTATGATACACAATATAGCGGTAATGGTGAGCCGGTTGAAGCTTGGTCTATTATGAGTGGCGGAAGTTGGGCTGGTAAAATCGCAGGAACAACGCCAACGAGTTTATCACCACAAAATAAAGAATTTTTCCAAAAAACAATAGGTGGTAACTGGGCAAATATCGTAGAGGTAGATTACGAGAAATTAAATAAAGGTATCGGTCTAGCAACATACTTAGACCAAAGTGTTACGAAGTCAGATCGTCCAGGTCTGATTCGTGTTAACTTACCAGATAAAGAGGTAAAAGGAATTCAGCCTGCATTTGGTAAACAGTATTACTACAGCACAAAAGGTGATGACCTTCATACAACGATGGAAACGCCACTATTCGATTTAACGAAAGCAACGACTGCAAAATTCGATTATAAGTCATTGTATGAAATCGAAGCAGAGTACGATTTCCTTGAAGTACACGCTGTAACAGAAGATGGACAAAAAACGTTGATTGAAAGAATTGGTGAGAAAGCAAATAGTGGAAATGCAGCTACGACAAATGGAAAATGGGTTGATAAATCATATGATTTAAGTCAGTTCAAAGGTAAGAAAGTGAAACTAGTATTTGAATATATTACAGACGGTGGATTGGCGTTAAATGGATTTACACTTGATAATGCGTCACTAACTGTAGATGGAAATGTTGCATTCTCTGATGATGCAGAAGGTACACCACAATTCAAATTGGACGGTTTCGTTGCATCTAACGGAATGGATAAGAAAAAGCATAACTACTATGTAGAGTGGAGAAACTATGCGGGTTCAGATAACGCATTGAAATTTGCTCGCGGTCCAGTATATAACACTGGTATGGTTGTATGGTATGCGGATTCAGCTTACACAGATAACTGGGTTGGCATACATCCAGGACATGGTTTCCTTGGTGTAGTTGACTCTCATCCAGAAGCAATTGCAGGAACTTTAAATGGCAAACCAACATTTAAAAGCAGTACGCGATTCCAAATTGCTGATTCGGCGTTCTCATTCGACAAAACGCCAGCTTGGAAAGTTGTATCTCCAACGCGTGGAACATTCGTATACGATGGATTACCAGGAGTACCGAAGTTTGATGACTCTAAAAAGTATATTAATGAGCAAATTCCAGATGCAGGACGTATTTTACCGAAGCTTGGTCTGAAGTTTGAAGTAGTAGGACAAGCTGATGATAACTCTGCAGGTGCTGTTCGTTTATACCGTTAA
- the potA gene encoding spermidine/putrescine ABC transporter ATP-binding protein PotA has product MKKIIKVEAVEKHFGNQVIIPPLSLDIKEGEFLTILGPSGCGKTTLLRMIAGFETPTKGNLLLDDERINDLPPYKRHMNLVFQHYALFPHMNVEKNICFGMKMQKVPAAEQKERAEEAMRLTQLLEFRNRKPSKLSGGQQQRVAIARAIVNNPRVLLLDEPLGALDFKLRKDLQRELKNLQRNLGITFIYVTHDQEEAMSMSDRIVVMNKGHIEQVGTPKEIYNQPKTLFVATFIGENNIVKNGENYVAVRPENVKVRSVEEPILKEYHLGHIEDIEFVGNMEKLYVREEKTAELLMAYQTAEEATQWSIGDNVYVGWEQEDEVTLN; this is encoded by the coding sequence ATGAAAAAGATTATTAAAGTTGAAGCAGTAGAAAAACATTTTGGAAATCAAGTGATTATCCCACCTCTTTCTTTAGATATTAAAGAAGGGGAATTTTTAACAATTTTAGGACCGAGTGGTTGCGGGAAAACGACGTTACTGCGTATGATCGCAGGTTTTGAAACACCAACTAAAGGGAATCTTTTATTAGATGATGAAAGAATTAACGATTTGCCGCCATATAAGCGTCATATGAACTTAGTATTCCAACATTATGCACTATTCCCGCATATGAATGTGGAAAAAAATATTTGTTTCGGTATGAAAATGCAAAAAGTACCAGCAGCAGAGCAGAAAGAACGTGCTGAAGAGGCAATGCGTTTAACGCAGTTACTTGAGTTTCGTAATCGTAAACCTTCAAAGCTTTCTGGTGGACAGCAGCAGCGTGTAGCAATTGCAAGAGCAATTGTAAACAACCCACGTGTATTACTATTAGATGAGCCACTTGGAGCGCTTGACTTTAAGTTAAGAAAAGATTTGCAACGTGAATTGAAAAACTTACAACGTAATTTAGGAATTACGTTCATATATGTAACGCACGATCAAGAAGAAGCAATGAGTATGAGTGATCGCATTGTCGTTATGAATAAAGGGCATATCGAACAAGTCGGCACGCCTAAAGAAATTTACAATCAACCGAAAACATTGTTTGTTGCGACGTTCATCGGTGAAAATAATATCGTGAAAAATGGGGAAAACTACGTAGCAGTTCGCCCTGAAAATGTAAAAGTTCGTTCGGTTGAAGAGCCAATTTTAAAAGAATACCACCTTGGGCATATTGAAGATATTGAATTTGTTGGAAATATGGAAAAGCTATATGTACGTGAGGAGAAAACAGCGGAATTACTAATGGCATACCAAACTGCTGAAGAAGCAACGCAGTGGAGCATTGGAGATAATGTATATGTAGGCTGGGAGCAAGAGGACGAGGTGACCTTAAATTGA
- a CDS encoding CalY family protein, with product MTLKKKLGMGIASAVLGAALVGGGTFAFFSDKEVSNNTFAAGTLDLSLNPSTVVNVSNLKPGDTIEKEFKLENKGSLDIKKVLLKTDYSVEDTKKDNKEDFGQHIKVTFLKNVDKHETIVKETTLDKLKGDTLTAVNNDLAAWFWDEKGISAGKSDKFKVKFEFVDNKKDQNEFQGDKLQLTWTFDAQQGDGETK from the coding sequence ATGACTTTAAAGAAAAAATTAGGGATGGGTATCGCATCAGCAGTACTAGGCGCAGCATTAGTTGGTGGAGGAACATTTGCATTCTTTAGCGATAAAGAAGTGTCAAATAATACATTTGCGGCTGGTACGCTTGATTTATCATTAAATCCATCAACAGTTGTTAATGTATCGAATTTAAAACCTGGTGATACAATTGAAAAAGAATTTAAACTAGAAAATAAAGGCTCTTTAGATATTAAAAAGGTTCTATTAAAAACAGACTATAGTGTAGAAGATACGAAGAAAGATAATAAAGAAGATTTTGGTCAACATATTAAAGTAACATTCTTAAAAAATGTAGATAAGCATGAGACGATTGTGAAAGAAACTACATTAGATAAATTGAAGGGCGATACACTTACAGCAGTAAATAATGATTTAGCTGCTTGGTTCTGGGATGAAAAAGGTATTTCTGCAGGTAAATCTGATAAATTCAAAGTGAAATTTGAATTTGTTGATAATAAAAAAGATCAAAATGAATTCCAAGGCGATAAGTTACAATTAACTTGGACGTTTGATGCACAGCAAGGCGATGGTGAAACGAAATAA